AAAGGTTTAGAATGAGCGATGTGATTCCTAATGACACACCTGGCAGTCGCAATCAGTTAGTTGTACCTCCTTCTGAGCAAGACCATTGGCAAGGATCATTGAATGCCCGCGTTGTGCTCGTTGAGTATGGGGATTATCAATGTCCTCAATGTGGTGAACTTTATACCTCAATTAAGGCAATTCAACGCCAGCTTGAGGCGACCCTATATGGGAAAGATTCTCTATGCTTTGTATTCCGACATTTTCCTCAACCTCAAATCCACCCTCAAGCTCAAAAGGCAGCAGTAGCGACAGAAGCAGCAGGGGCACAAGGTCAGTTTTGGCAGATGTACGAAATCTTACTGGAGAATCAACAAGAGTTAGGAAATGGCTACCTTGCCGAGTACGCTGATCGTTTGGGACTCAACGTTCCTCAATTTCTGCGAGATATCGCAAGAGGGACGTATCTTGAGCGCATTAATCAAGATATCGAAAGTGGAATACGCAGCGGAGTGACCGACGCTCCAGCTTTATTCATCAATGGCACTCGATATCGCAACGCTTTAGAAATTGAGCCACTACTAGCTGCAATTGTTGAATCAGGAAATTTTTCATAGTCACCAAGGCTTGTAAACAAATCATGACTGCCTAAAGGAGGAAGAATAAATGACAAATGCCGCACTGAAAATGCCGAAGTCCCCTGTATCCTACCAGCCAAAACCTGACTCTGTAGAACGGAACTATCAAACTCAAGTTACGTCTCGCAGCCGCGAACGGGGAGTGATCCTGACACTGCATGGGTGGAACAAACTCCAAACTGCAAAATCACAGGTGGAGTTCGAAGAGAATGCTGGCGATCACTTTACGTTGGAAGAATTAAGCGAACGGACAGAATTATCCTCACGGACCATCTCCAAAGTATTGGGGCGCTTAGAACCTGTAGACCGATATTCACTGCAAGCAGTGTTTCAGTCCTTTGGATTGGAGGTGAGCAAGAATGATTACATCCGACCTATCTCTCGATCTGAAACCTCAGAATCTCAGCAGATTAATCTTTGGCAAAAGTGGAATTCAGGGACTAGTACCACCACGCTGATTTGGACAAGCGGAATGAGATTGGAGAAACTAAAGAAAAACCAGAAACTCCAATGCCAGAAAAATTCATTGTCAACCTCAATACAGAAGAACGAGAATACTTGCATCAACTAACGCATAAGGGTAAATGTCCAGCTCGTGTGTTCAAGCGAGCACATATCCTGTTGCTTGCCGATGAAGGACATGCTGATGAAACAATTGCTCAAATGCTACATGTGGGAGAATCAACGGTACATCGGACTCGTCAAAAGTGTGTAGATGGTGGAGTTACTAACCAGAGCATTAAATAGTGAACAGTCTAGGCAGCTGCATAAGCAACGTGTTTCTCGTGGAAGAAGTTTTGCACAACGTTAGGGTGACGTTGTGTGCTACGTAAATAGCTACGGATGTTGTTAATCATCTGTGTTTGATTTCTGGGACGTTGCCGCCCAACAGCATTGGCTTTAACATCATGGTTGAGTAGCTCATTTGGGTTTAGTTCAGGGCTATAAGAAGGCAAGAAAAACAGGCGGATGCGAGCGGCATGACGCTCAACCCAGCTTTTAACTACGTGAGAGCGATGCACAGGATGACTATCTACAATCAGAAACACCTTTTGGTCACACTGACGAATCAAACGCCGCAGGAAATCAAGCATGAGCGCGGCATCAAACCGTTGTGTGAATAACTTGAAGTACAGCTTGCCACGATTGGTAATTGTTGAAATCATATTGCAGCTAAAGCGCTTACCTGTCCCTAACACAACTGGCGTTTGTCCAGTTCGTCCATAGGAACGTCCTGCTTGATAATCCGAGCGGACTCCCATTTCGTCTCCCCAGTGAATTTGTGCTTTTTCTTGATGGGCTTTACGACAAATCTGGGGATACTCAGTTTCTAACCAGTACTGCACTGCCTTGCGATCCTGTTCGTATGCCCGACGCAGCGGTTTTTGTGGTGTAAAACCCCATTTCTTGAGATAACGCCCTATTGTCCACACTGACACCGATAGCTCATACCGTTGAGCCAAAAACTGTTGCACTGCTTCGCGTGTCCATAAGTAAAATGGTAATCCTAAAGCGTCTGGACACTTTTGCTCCATTAACCTCACTGCTGTTGCCGCTTGATGGGGGAGCAGACGTGAGCTAGCACGAGGACCACGCTTTCTTGCTTTCAACGATGTCGCACCGCTGGAAGCTACCACTTTTGTCCAGTTATGCACTGCTGTACGCGAAACGTTGAAAACACGCGCTGCTTCTGATTTACTCATACCGCTCTCGACTGCATTTACCACTCGGTAGCGAAGTGCTTCTTGAGCTTTGGCTGACAGATGGCGAGCGTCTTTGAGTTTCATGGCAGACTCCGGACGTGGCTACAGCTACTATGTTAACTAATCTATGCTCTGGTTAGTATAAGTCTAGTTGCACTGTCTTAGAGCTTCGAGTTTTTGCCTAGTAGCTCCGCCGGTAGGTCTAGCTGGAGGAATGAATTCACATACTCTTGTATTGAAATTAGTACGATTGTAACTATTTATTGAATCATTGAAATCTAGATTAGGCACAGTAACATTAGGCGCTGGGTTAGTTGTTGAACTATCAGAGTTAGGGTTAGTCATTGAGTCATTTACTGTCGGGGTAGTTGTCGCGTTATCAGATTTAGGACTAGTTATTGAGTCATCAGGCACTAAGGTAGTAGAAGGTGCTTCTTGCACTTGATCCTGCAATAAGGATTCTTTAGGTCTCGCTTCAGCAGCTACACTGTCCGCTAGCAACGAAGCGAGAACGGCACTACCTATCAGAAGTTGCTTGAGCATATTAGTTGTCTCCTTAATTTGTCTGCTTTGATGGCAGACGAAAATTCTAAACCTGGAATGAGTTGAGATTTTAGACACTACCTCACCTTGCGTAAAAGTGCAGGCGGTCATAGCCTAGAAATTAGCCGTAGCTGTTCTCTCCCTCTGGAAGAGCTCTAATGCCGAATAGATAAACACCCCCACCTTTGGGATTTTTCTGAATTTTGAGCGCAACTGTTACTGTCCTACCAGGTTGCATGGGCGATTAAAGACTACGGTCAATTCACTAGATTTAGCTGGACAGGTACCACCAATGCTGACTAAAAACACCTAAGGACCACCAGCAAAACTATCACCCATTAAAACACGGTTCTGTCTCGCATCAAATGCAACTGTGTTAAAATTCTCACGTTGAGCAATCGTAATTGCTTCCAGAGGCTCCCTAGCATTTTCAGGACACTTACGAGGTGAAATTGCTACCGCTATGAGTACAATTCTCGGTTCAAGTGCAGCATGATAAGGCAGCGTTAACCTTCAACAACTTGTAGAACCACTTTGCCTTTTGTGCCGCCTTGTTCTAAACGCTGATGGGCTTGTGCTACTTGAGTCCAAGGCATTACAGAATCAATCACAGAATGTAGCTGATTGCGTTCAATTAAATGTCTAAGTGAATCTAATTTGGCGCGATATTGAGGGCTAATAACAAAATGTACGGTTAAGTTTTTAGCCCATGCTTCTAGTAATGACTGAGGAGTTGCAATATCGACAATGCTGACGAGTCGACCATAGGGGCGGACCACTTGGGGACTCCGCTGAATAGTTTCTCCACCAATAGTATCTAAGAGGAGGTCAACGCCTTTGTTATTAGTTACACGCTGGATGACTTCAACGTAATCTTCAGCCTTATAATCAATTGCATGATCTGCTCCTAGTTTTTTGACCAAGTCGTGATTCTTGAAACTACAAGTTGTAAAAACGTAAGCGCCCATTGCTTTCGCTAACTGAATGGCAAATGAACCAACGCCACCTGCGCCCGCATGAATTAAGACAGACTCACCTACTTGTAACTGACCTCTAGTCACTAAACAGTCCCATGCTGTCCCCGCAGCCAGCGGAAAACAGGCGGCTTCCAGGTGTGATAAGTTTGCTGGTTTATGAGCAACGATCTGCTCATCTGCAACGTGATACTCTGCGTAACTCCCCGATTCACTAAAAAGCTGCGGTGAGTAGTACACTTCATCACCGACTTTGAAAGTCGTGACAGATTCTCCAACAGCTTCAATGACACCGGAAATGTCCACACCAAGAATGGCAGGTAACTTTACCAAATTCTGATAATCTCCACGACGAATCTGATAATCAACTGGATTGAGCGACGTGGCATGAACTCGCACTAACACTTGATGCGGTTTTGGGTTTGGTTTGGGAACTTCCTGAATCTCGAACCCATTGCCACCACCAAACGCTGTTAGAACAGCAGCTTTCATCAATTGCATAGCTAATCTTCCTATCCTCTAAAATTGAGTTTAAAGCGCTCTTGCTTCTCTACTCACTAGCATAGATAAGCGTCCTATCAGGCCGCAAGTAAGTACAATTTAGTAAGGTAGGAACCGTTTGGTAGCAAATGACGAAACAACAAGCTCACAGCCTTGACAAAAATTTTGTTGCTCCTCAAAGTCGAGAGAGTAACTCTCAACCAACAGTTGCCTACATTGTTGAGCATACGTTGGGTTGTAAATGGATGCTGGAAGTTCTGCGCTTGATTCGTACAGAGATTAACCGCCCAGGAGCAATGACTCGTTCCCTGGACGGATTAACGACGAAAGTGCTTAATGAAAGGCTATCTGACCTGTTGAACTTTGGCATTGTCGAGAAGATTATTTATCCAGAAATTCCCCCGCGTGTAGAGTATATACTTACAGAATTTGGTCATCGCTTCGTAAGAATTCTGGACACAATTGATGAGTTAGAACAATTTCGTAGCAAAAGCTGAACGATTAAACGAAGAGTCACTCCTGTCACTTTCGCTACATAAAGCGCAGATACTTCTTAAGTATGTCTTGAACTCTCTAAGCAGTAACAGAAACTTGTTTATTACCTTTGAAAACTGAACTTTGGACAAATTTGCCCAAGATCAACACTTTGAGGTACCGACCATAATTTCCGGAGTAAGTCCGGTCACCTTTTCCGAATTTCACAGGGGAAGATGCGGCTTCCTTCCGTAACTACAATGCTGCCACCAATTGGTCTATTATCCGCAATATCGCTATCAACCTTGCTCGTCTCGGTGGTTATAATTCTCTAACCAAGGCGGAACGCTTTCTTGCCTATGACATCGACAAGCTTTTTTTACTTCTAGAATGAATTATCCCTGTCTTGAGTTGGGTAAGGTAGTGCGAACAATGTTCTTGCTCGACTATATTTCTAATGTTGCTCTTCGGCATGAGATTACAGCGATAACGAATATTGTGGAGATGTACAATGCTTTTCTTGACTGGGTGTTTTTCGGTAAACTTGGAGCGATTACTGAGAACGATCCTATTGAGCAAGAAAAGCGGCTGAAGTATCTTGATTTGGTAGCAAGTGCAGTTATTTTACAGAATACAGTTGATATGTCGTTGGCTATCCAAACGTTAACGTTAATGTCACAGGGAGAATTGATTCCCATGCGACACCTCTCTGCTTTAAGTCCATACATAACAAGACATATTAAGTAGCTAGGTGGAATTAAACTTAAAACGCTCCACCGTATAACCACCTTTGACGCTACGAGCTTCCATTCCATCCATGATTGCCAGGGCTAAATCATATTCATCCTCGAACATACGTCCGGCAATTTCATGTGTCTTGAGTTGATGCCATTGCTCCTCAATCCGGTTCATTTCGGAGCAATATGGGGGCAAGAAGAACAGGAATAAACCCCCAGAACGCTCCTGGTTGCCACTGTTGGCGAGTTAGGTGGCTCGTATGCAAGGAACCATTATCTTGCACTACCACTGTCATCCGTCCGGTTCTTCTGAAAGTCTCAGATGTCTATTCGGCAATCCAATCGATAACTTTGATATAACTTTCACTCTTGAAACTGCCACCAGCCAATGCATACTTAAAGCTTTTGTCCGGTTGCCATACGCCTAAAATGCTGATCCGTCCGTTACGTCGGTCGGTCTGCTCGATTCGATGAATGCTCGCCCACGCGACTATAACTATAACTGGCAGGACTCCACAAACAACAGCCTGACTCATCCAGATACATCAGTTCGATGTATCCTGATTGTGCTACCTGTTTGAGTGCATCTAACTGAGCTTGTTTGACTTGCTTGTACTGAGGGTCAAGTTTTGCTCGCTGGCTGTGTCGTGTGCGTTTCCACCTCCAGCCCTTTTTTGTAACACATGTCGTAATCGGTCAGGACTCAGTTGCACTGAGCGCTCCTGCTTTAACTTCTGCGCTAATTGCATACTATTGTATGTGCGCTCTGAGTGCTCTAAACAATGCTCTAAATATTGGAGATCGGCTTCTTGCCATTTGCGCTTGGCTCCACGTCCTGGCGCTTCCCATAACCCGCCTAACCCCGAATCTTGCCAGCGTCGAATTGTCGCTCTTACTGTATGCTCATGACACTCAAAAATTTCCGCAATTGCCGGGGCATTCCACCCTTGAGCGTTCAGGCGCAACATATGGGCGCGATCTCTTATCCGTTGTGGCACATTTGAGGCAACCCGTAATTCCGATAAGGGAGCATCCCAGTTTTTTGAGTGAGAGATAATCAGGGAAGATAAACCTGTCGCATGATGGTTCTCCTCCAATGACTCCTGAACAACAGCAAGCCCTTCAAGAGCATGTCCAAGCCATTGCTAAGATTTTGTATGATGATACGCCAGCTGAGCAATTGACAACTCTGGCAGGGATTGAGCAGGCGGTGCGAAGTCAAATGCAGAAGCATGTGATGCCGGAGGTAGGGGTTTTTTTATCGCAACTACCACAGGCACAAGCGCAGGCTACCAACGACGAGTTAAAAGCATCCTGGGAGAACTCCCCATCACGAGCGGACAAGCCCAAAAGTTAGAGGTGCGAGGGCACACTCAATTAAGTCCGTATCTCGAAACTTGTTGCTTGCGGGTAAGTGCGAATGTGTCTTACCAACATGCGGCAGAGGACATCGAATATTTCACGGGGATGGCGGTGTCGAAGAGTGTGCAACAGCGATTGGTTCATCGTCAGGACTTTGTCCTGCCTAAATCGCAAGTAACGGTTGAGGAACTCAGTGTTGATGGAGGCAATATTCGCATTCGCACTCCTGAGGGAGAAGCTTGTAGCTGGAAAGGTTACAAAGCTGCCTGCTTGCATGAACCAGCGGAGGTTGCTGCTTCGTTTGGGGACAATACCGTGGTAATTGATTGGGTCAACGCTCAACCGTTAGCCCCCGTACTCACCTGTATTGGCGATGGACATGATGGGATTTGGAACATTGTTGCTCAGTTGACTCCAAGCACTCAG
This window of the Chroococcidiopsis sp. CCMEE 29 genome carries:
- a CDS encoding DsbA family protein, which produces MSDVIPNDTPGSRNQLVVPPSEQDHWQGSLNARVVLVEYGDYQCPQCGELYTSIKAIQRQLEATLYGKDSLCFVFRHFPQPQIHPQAQKAAVATEAAGAQGQFWQMYEILLENQQELGNGYLAEYADRLGLNVPQFLRDIARGTYLERINQDIESGIRSGVTDAPALFINGTRYRNALEIEPLLAAIVESGNFS
- a CDS encoding IS630 family transposase, with amino-acid sequence MKLKDARHLSAKAQEALRYRVVNAVESGMSKSEAARVFNVSRTAVHNWTKVVASSGATSLKARKRGPRASSRLLPHQAATAVRLMEQKCPDALGLPFYLWTREAVQQFLAQRYELSVSVWTIGRYLKKWGFTPQKPLRRAYEQDRKAVQYWLETEYPQICRKAHQEKAQIHWGDEMGVRSDYQAGRSYGRTGQTPVVLGTGKRFSCNMISTITNRGKLYFKLFTQRFDAALMLDFLRRLIRQCDQKVFLIVDSHPVHRSHVVKSWVERHAARIRLFFLPSYSPELNPNELLNHDVKANAVGRQRPRNQTQMINNIRSYLRSTQRHPNVVQNFFHEKHVAYAAA
- a CDS encoding zinc-dependent alcohol dehydrogenase family protein, which translates into the protein MQLMKAAVLTAFGGGNGFEIQEVPKPNPKPHQVLVRVHATSLNPVDYQIRRGDYQNLVKLPAILGVDISGVIEAVGESVTTFKVGDEVYYSPQLFSESGSYAEYHVADEQIVAHKPANLSHLEAACFPLAAGTAWDCLVTRGQLQVGESVLIHAGAGGVGSFAIQLAKAMGAYVFTTCSFKNHDLVKKLGADHAIDYKAEDYVEVIQRVTNNKGVDLLLDTIGGETIQRSPQVVRPYGRLVSIVDIATPQSLLEAWAKNLTVHFVISPQYRAKLDSLRHLIERNQLHSVIDSVMPWTQVAQAHQRLEQGGTKGKVVLQVVEG
- a CDS encoding helix-turn-helix domain-containing protein → MTKQQAHSLDKNFVAPQSRESNSQPTVAYIVEHTLGCKWMLEVLRLIRTEINRPGAMTRSLDGLTTKVLNERLSDLLNFGIVEKIIYPEIPPRVEYILTEFGHRFVRILDTIDELEQFRSKS
- a CDS encoding ISKra4 family transposase (programmed frameshift), which gives rise to MTPEQQQALQEHVQAIAKILYDDTPAEQLTTLAGIEQAVRSQMQKHVMPEVGGFFIATTTGTSAGYQRRVKSILGELPITSGQAQKLEVRGHTQLSPYLETCCLRVSANVSYQHAAEDIEYFTGMAVSKSVQQRLVHRQDFVLPKSQVTVEELSVDGGNIRIRTPEGEACSWKGYKAACLHEPAEVAASFGDNTVVIDWVNAQPLAPVLTCIGDGHDGIWNIVAQLTPSTQRREVLDWFHLMENLHKIGVSLKRLNQAETLLWQGRVEAAKALFTNCQLQPAQNFCEYLNKHRHRIINYQYHQAEQICSIGSGAVESTVKQIDRRTKISGAQWKEDNVPQVLAHRCAYLNQLIST